In the Mastacembelus armatus chromosome 17, fMasArm1.2, whole genome shotgun sequence genome, one interval contains:
- the rab3aa gene encoding RAB3A, member RAS oncogene family, a, giving the protein MASANATYGQKESSDQNFDYMFKILIIGNSSVGKTSFLFRYADDSFTPAFVSTVGIDFKVKTIYRNDKRIKLQIWDTAGQERYRTITTAYYRGAMGFILMYDITNEESFNAVQDWSTQIKTYSWDNAQVLLVGNKCDMEDERIVATERGRQLSEQLGFEFFEASAKDNINVKQTFERLVDIICERMAENLDNNDPTVTGAKQGPQLNEQPQRSHQDCAC; this is encoded by the exons TGCAAATGCCACATATGGACAGAAGGAGTCCTCGGACCAGAACTTTGATTACATGTTTAAAATCCTCATCATTGGCAACAGCAGCGTAGGAAAGACTTCGTTCCTCTTCCGCTATGCGGACGATTCATTCACACCAGCTTTTGTCAGCACAGTGGGCATCGACTTCAAAGTCAAGACAATCTACAGGAACGACAAGAGAATAAAGCTGCAGATCTGG gacACTGCTGGTCAGGAGCGCTACAGGACGATCACCACAGCTTATTACAGGGGAGCCATGGGCTTCATCCTCATGTATGACATCACCAACGAGGAGTCCTTTAATGCGGTGCAAGACTG GTCGACCCAGATCAAGACATATTCGTGGGACAATGCTCAAGTTCTCCTAGTTGGGAACAAGTGCGACATGGAGGATGAACGAATAGTAGCTACGGAGAGGGGCAGACAGCTGTCAGAGCAGCTGG GCTTTGAGTTCTTTGAAGCGAGCGCTAAAGACAACATTAATGTGAAGCAGACCTTTGAGCGGCTGGTGGACATCATCTGTGAGAGGATGGCAGAGAATCTGGACAACAACGACCCGACTGTCACCGGAGCTAAACAGGGGCCACAGCTCAACGAGCAGCCTCAGAGGTCCCATCAGGATTGTGCTTGCTAA